A window of Sutcliffiella cohnii contains these coding sequences:
- a CDS encoding RluA family pseudouridine synthase: MEETLTIIIDETKKNERLDKVISESEWSRTQVQQWIKEGHVLVNGQKVKSNYKVSIGDEIQVTVPEAIEVDILPEDIPLDIYYEDSDVIVVNKPKGMVVHPAAGHTTGTLVNALMAHCKDLSGINGELRPGIVHRIDKDTSGLLMVAKNDMAHEKLVEQLVAKTVTRKYEALVHGVIAHDVGTIDAPIGRDKKDRQSMTVTDENSRHAVTHFKVIERYKDFTHVECQLETGRTHQIRVHMKYIGYPLVGDPKYGPRKTLDINGQALHAGVLGFNHPRTNEYIELTAPTPPEFNDALKFIKNR; this comes from the coding sequence ATGGAAGAAACATTAACCATCATCATAGATGAGACAAAAAAGAATGAACGGCTTGATAAAGTAATTTCTGAAAGTGAATGGTCACGTACGCAAGTACAACAATGGATTAAAGAAGGACATGTGCTTGTAAACGGACAGAAAGTAAAATCGAACTATAAAGTTTCTATAGGTGATGAAATTCAAGTTACCGTCCCAGAAGCAATAGAAGTAGATATTTTACCAGAAGATATACCTCTAGATATTTATTATGAAGACAGTGATGTTATTGTAGTGAATAAACCTAAAGGAATGGTTGTCCATCCAGCAGCAGGGCATACGACAGGAACACTTGTAAATGCACTAATGGCTCACTGCAAAGATTTATCCGGCATAAATGGTGAACTGCGCCCAGGAATTGTTCATCGAATCGATAAAGATACGTCTGGACTATTAATGGTTGCTAAAAATGACATGGCTCATGAAAAATTAGTAGAACAGCTAGTTGCTAAAACAGTGACGAGAAAATATGAAGCATTAGTTCACGGAGTAATTGCACATGACGTCGGAACAATTGACGCTCCGATTGGGCGAGATAAGAAGGATCGTCAAAGTATGACTGTTACAGATGAAAATAGTAGACATGCTGTTACGCATTTTAAAGTGATAGAGCGTTATAAAGACTTCACACATGTGGAATGTCAATTAGAAACAGGTAGAACCCACCAAATTCGTGTGCATATGAAATATATTGGTTATCCATTAGTTGGGGATCCAAAGTATGGACCAAGAAAAACATTGGACATTAACGGGCAAGCTCTTCATGCAGGCGTTTTAGGTTTTAATCATCCAAGGACGAATGAATATATAGAGTTGACAGCACCAACTCCACCTGAATTTAATGATGCTTTAAAATTCATAAAAAATCGTTGA
- a CDS encoding YggT family protein: MGLILYIVSQLVMFYSFALIIYVLLSWFPGARESAFGRILGTICEPYLDMFRRIIPPLGMIDISPIVGILALRFAYSGLVSLFRMLGLV, translated from the coding sequence ATGGGTTTAATTTTATACATCGTAAGCCAATTAGTTATGTTCTATTCTTTTGCATTAATTATTTACGTCTTATTGTCATGGTTTCCAGGGGCAAGAGAGTCGGCATTTGGTAGAATTTTAGGTACAATTTGTGAACCATATTTAGATATGTTTCGTCGAATCATCCCACCACTAGGAATGATTGATATTTCTCCAATTGTAGGTATTTTAGCACTACGCTTTGCTTATAGTGGTCTAGTATCGTTATTTAGAATGCTTGGCTTAGTATAA
- the lspA gene encoding signal peptidase II, which produces MIYFLIALFIIALDQLTKWLVVKNMQIGESITIIENFLYITSHRNPGAAWGILAGQMTFFYIVTLIVVIGLIYYIMKLPKDQKIFGIALSLMLGGAIGNFIDRLFRKEVVDFVNTYIFTYDFPIFNVADSALVVGVGIVLVLTLLEGKKEKELSK; this is translated from the coding sequence GTGATCTATTTTTTAATCGCTTTATTTATAATAGCATTAGACCAATTAACAAAATGGCTTGTAGTAAAAAACATGCAAATTGGTGAAAGTATAACTATTATCGAAAACTTTTTATACATAACATCACATCGAAACCCAGGTGCTGCTTGGGGGATACTTGCTGGTCAAATGACCTTTTTCTACATCGTAACACTTATTGTTGTAATAGGCTTAATTTATTACATAATGAAATTACCAAAAGACCAAAAGATTTTTGGAATTGCTCTTTCATTAATGTTAGGTGGAGCAATCGGTAATTTTATTGATCGTTTATTCCGAAAGGAAGTTGTGGATTTTGTTAATACATACATTTTCACTTATGACTTCCCAATTTTTAATGTAGCAGATTCAGCGTTAGTAGTTGGCGTAGGGATTGTTTTAGTATTAACACTCTTAGAAGGTAAGAAAGAGAAGGAGCTATCAAAATAA
- a CDS encoding YggS family pyridoxal phosphate-dependent enzyme, translating to MSVKQNLENIRGKIKSTCEKVNRNESDITIIAVTKYVSNDRAKEAISAGVTHLGENRDEGFREKWATIQEAATWHFIGTLQTRKVKNIINEIDYIHSLDRLSLAKEINNRANSEVKCFVQVNVSQEDSKHGLNPNDVLTFMKDLHSYPNIKVVGLMTMAPFTDDEAIIRECFRSLKKLQLDVQALNLTYAPCTELSMGMSNDYTIAIEEGATFIRIGSALVGEDS from the coding sequence TTGTCTGTGAAACAAAATCTCGAAAACATCCGAGGAAAAATAAAATCAACATGTGAAAAAGTAAATAGAAATGAATCTGACATAACGATTATTGCTGTTACGAAATATGTTAGTAATGATAGGGCAAAAGAAGCCATAAGTGCTGGTGTTACACATTTAGGTGAAAATAGAGATGAAGGATTTCGTGAAAAATGGGCAACTATACAGGAGGCTGCAACATGGCACTTTATTGGTACATTACAGACACGAAAAGTAAAAAACATAATAAATGAGATAGACTACATTCATTCTTTAGATCGCTTGTCCCTTGCGAAAGAAATAAATAATCGAGCTAATAGTGAAGTGAAGTGCTTCGTACAAGTGAATGTTTCTCAAGAAGATTCTAAACATGGGTTAAATCCTAATGACGTATTAACATTCATGAAAGATTTACATTCTTATCCAAACATTAAAGTAGTTGGTCTAATGACGATGGCACCATTTACAGACGACGAAGCGATTATTAGAGAGTGTTTTCGCAGTCTAAAGAAATTACAGTTAGATGTACAAGCTCTTAACTTAACATATGCACCTTGTACAGAGTTGTCAATGGGTATGTCTAATGATTATACAATTGCAATAGAAGAAGGTGCCACTTTTATTCGAATAGGAAGTGCACTAGTTGGTGAAGATTCGTAA
- a CDS encoding aspartate carbamoyltransferase catalytic subunit: protein MKHLLTLNDLPTEEIFDLLQTASKFKNGMKWSSDLFVANLFYEPSTRTKCSFEVAERKLGLNVIPFEVSTSSIQKGETLYDTVKTLESLGVNVFVIRHPEDNYFEQLEGINGAIINGGDGCGHHPTQSLLDLLTIYEEFGSFHRLKVTIAGDIRHSRVARSNAQVLQKLGAEVTFVSPNEWQDATFSKDLYIDLDTAVENSDVIMLLRIQHERHSASKQEMNSYHETYGLTVEREKRMKPTSIIMHPAPVNRGVEIASELVECERSRIFKQMENGVYVRMAVLKSAIDKLQGGSVHEHAIKKWNLV, encoded by the coding sequence ATGAAGCATTTACTTACATTAAACGACCTACCGACAGAAGAAATATTCGACTTATTACAAACTGCCTCCAAATTCAAAAACGGCATGAAATGGTCCAGTGACCTTTTTGTAGCGAATCTATTTTATGAGCCGAGTACGAGGACGAAATGTAGTTTTGAAGTGGCAGAACGAAAGCTTGGTTTAAACGTCATTCCGTTCGAAGTATCGACTTCCAGTATACAAAAAGGAGAAACGTTATATGACACGGTGAAAACGTTGGAGTCACTAGGTGTAAATGTTTTCGTTATTAGACACCCTGAAGATAATTATTTTGAACAATTAGAAGGTATAAACGGTGCAATTATTAATGGAGGTGACGGTTGCGGTCATCACCCAACACAATCTCTTTTAGATTTACTTACTATTTATGAAGAGTTCGGAAGTTTCCATCGGCTAAAAGTAACGATTGCAGGTGACATTCGCCATAGTAGAGTAGCGAGATCAAACGCTCAAGTTCTTCAAAAACTAGGGGCGGAAGTAACTTTTGTATCCCCGAATGAGTGGCAAGATGCTACATTTTCGAAAGACCTGTACATTGATTTAGATACTGCAGTTGAAAATTCAGACGTCATTATGCTTTTAAGAATTCAGCATGAGCGACATTCTGCTTCTAAACAGGAAATGAATTCATACCATGAAACTTATGGTTTAACTGTAGAGAGAGAAAAAAGAATGAAACCTACAAGTATTATTATGCATCCAGCTCCAGTAAATCGAGGAGTGGAAATAGCTAGTGAATTAGTGGAATGTGAACGCTCGAGAATTTTTAAACAAATGGAAAATGGAGTTTATGTAAGGATGGCAGTTTTAAAGAGTGCAATCGATAAATTACAAGGGGGATCAGTACATGAGCACGCTATTAAAAAATGGAACTTGGTTTAA
- a CDS encoding RNA-binding protein, translating into MNIYQHFRQEEHDFIDQVLEWKETVEEQYAPKLTDFLDPREQEIVRIVVGENQEVKVGFHGGNEGAERKRALLYPSYFNPTYADYNIKAFELSYASKFIKLEHPQILGSLMSLGLKRSKFGDIIFKEDRIQIVVAEEISSFVELQLKEIGRASVSLRLIPLENISSVKENWEESTTTITSTRLDVIVASIYNMARQKAKLLVEGSKVKVNWRLVEQPSFDCQEGDVISVRGYGRCKLISLEGKTKKDKWRLIFGKRK; encoded by the coding sequence ATGAATATTTATCAACATTTTCGACAAGAGGAACATGATTTTATTGATCAAGTCCTTGAATGGAAAGAAACAGTTGAAGAACAGTATGCTCCTAAACTAACAGATTTTTTAGATCCAAGAGAGCAAGAAATAGTTCGAATAGTGGTAGGAGAAAATCAGGAAGTAAAAGTCGGCTTTCACGGTGGGAATGAAGGGGCAGAAAGAAAGCGAGCATTATTATATCCAAGTTATTTTAACCCTACATATGCTGATTACAATATAAAAGCATTTGAGTTGTCTTATGCAAGTAAGTTTATTAAATTAGAACATCCACAAATATTAGGTTCACTTATGAGTTTAGGCTTAAAAAGAAGTAAATTTGGGGATATCATATTTAAGGAAGATCGTATCCAAATTGTAGTCGCAGAAGAAATAAGTTCTTTTGTTGAACTGCAATTAAAAGAAATAGGTAGAGCATCTGTTTCTCTACGCTTAATCCCTTTAGAAAACATTAGTTCTGTAAAAGAAAACTGGGAAGAATCTACAACTACGATTACATCAACTAGACTAGATGTAATCGTAGCGTCAATTTATAATATGGCTAGACAAAAAGCAAAATTATTAGTAGAAGGCTCCAAAGTAAAAGTTAATTGGAGACTGGTGGAGCAGCCGTCTTTTGACTGTCAAGAAGGAGATGTTATATCGGTTAGAGGATATGGTCGATGTAAGCTAATTTCCCTTGAAGGTAAAACGAAAAAAGATAAATGGCGGCTTATTTTTGGAAAACGAAAATAA
- a CDS encoding DivIVA domain-containing protein: MPLTPLDIHNKEFSKAFRGYDEDEVNEFLDQVIKDYEMIIREKKELEEKTKELNERLSHFSSIEQTLNKSILVAQETAEDVKSNAQKEAKLIIKEAEKNADRIINEALIKSRKIQTEIDELKKQSKVFRNRFRMLIEAQLEMIQMNDWDHLMEYEQKDKELEENRV, encoded by the coding sequence ATGCCGTTAACACCACTTGATATTCATAATAAAGAATTTAGTAAAGCCTTTCGTGGATATGATGAAGATGAAGTAAATGAATTTTTAGACCAAGTTATTAAAGATTATGAGATGATTATTCGTGAAAAGAAAGAGCTTGAAGAAAAAACGAAAGAATTGAATGAACGACTTTCTCACTTTAGTTCAATTGAACAAACATTAAATAAATCTATTCTCGTGGCACAAGAAACAGCAGAAGATGTAAAAAGTAATGCGCAAAAAGAGGCCAAATTAATTATTAAAGAAGCAGAAAAAAATGCAGATCGTATTATAAACGAAGCATTAATAAAATCTAGAAAAATTCAAACAGAAATCGATGAGTTAAAGAAACAGTCTAAAGTGTTCCGTAACCGTTTTAGAATGTTGATTGAAGCGCAATTGGAAATGATTCAAATGAATGATTGGGATCACCTAATGGAATACGAACAAAAAGATAAAGAATTAGAAGAAAATCGAGTATAA
- a CDS encoding solute carrier family 23 protein, which yields MNQKPVLDVHEKPELSKWLLFSIQHLFAMFGATVLVPLLTGLSPAVALVSSGLGTLAYLLITRGQIPAYLGSSFAFIAPIISANALGEPGAAMVGTFLAGVVYGIVALLIKSFGVDWLLGLLPPVVVGPVIIVIGLGLAGVAINNSMYVNPGAAELEYSFTHISVALITLAITIFSTIFLKGFFKIIPILIGIVGGYITAYLFGIVNFQPVLDAKWIQAPEFMIPFASYTPSVSMAIVAIMVPVAIVTIAEHIGDQMVLSKVTGKNFVKQPGLHRSIAGDGVATIIASLIGGPPNTTYGENIGVLAITRVFSVFVVGGAAVLAICFGFVGKVSALISTIPTAVMGGVSILLFGIIASSGLRMLIDNKVDLGENRNLIISSVITIVGVGGAFLQIGENITVPSMALAAIIGIVLNQVLPGKEHAHGEKEVDTTKTSHTEESA from the coding sequence ATGAATCAAAAACCAGTATTAGATGTACATGAAAAACCAGAGCTATCAAAATGGCTATTGTTTAGTATACAACATTTATTTGCAATGTTCGGTGCTACTGTTTTAGTACCACTATTAACAGGATTAAGCCCGGCTGTTGCGCTAGTATCTAGTGGATTAGGAACGTTAGCATATCTACTAATTACGAGAGGGCAAATACCAGCTTATTTAGGATCATCCTTCGCGTTTATTGCCCCAATCATTTCAGCGAACGCACTAGGAGAACCTGGAGCAGCGATGGTTGGAACGTTTTTAGCAGGAGTTGTTTACGGTATTGTTGCACTACTAATAAAGAGTTTTGGAGTAGATTGGTTACTAGGTTTGTTGCCGCCTGTAGTAGTTGGTCCAGTTATAATCGTAATTGGATTAGGCTTAGCTGGTGTAGCAATTAATAACTCAATGTACGTAAATCCAGGTGCAGCAGAATTAGAATATAGTTTCACGCACATTTCAGTAGCATTAATAACATTAGCAATTACAATCTTTTCAACAATCTTCTTAAAAGGATTTTTCAAAATCATTCCTATCTTAATCGGAATAGTTGGTGGATATATTACAGCGTACCTTTTCGGAATTGTTAACTTCCAACCAGTGCTAGATGCGAAATGGATTCAAGCCCCAGAGTTCATGATTCCATTCGCTTCATATACACCAAGTGTATCAATGGCTATAGTTGCAATCATGGTTCCTGTCGCGATCGTAACGATTGCAGAACACATCGGTGACCAAATGGTCTTAAGTAAAGTTACAGGTAAAAATTTCGTGAAACAACCAGGTTTACACCGCTCCATTGCTGGAGATGGTGTTGCAACGATAATCGCATCATTAATAGGTGGACCACCAAATACTACGTACGGTGAAAACATTGGTGTGCTAGCAATAACAAGAGTATTCAGTGTGTTCGTAGTAGGTGGAGCAGCAGTGTTGGCGATTTGCTTCGGGTTTGTAGGAAAAGTATCAGCGTTAATTAGTACAATTCCAACTGCAGTAATGGGGGGCGTATCCATACTACTATTCGGAATAATTGCATCAAGTGGTCTAAGAATGCTTATTGATAATAAAGTAGACTTAGGAGAAAATAGAAACCTTATTATCTCATCCGTTATAACAATAGTTGGTGTAGGAGGAGCGTTCCTACAAATAGGAGAAAACATTACGGTTCCATCTATGGCGCTTGCAGCGATCATCGGTATTGTATTAAACCAAGTATTGCCAGGAAAAGAGCATGCGCATGGAGAAAAAGAAGTAGACACTACTAAAACATCACATACAGAAGAATCAGCTTAA
- the pgeF gene encoding peptidoglycan editing factor PgeF, whose product MTEPFKLEKESYLSIIPWENENSTLTVGFSTKNGGFSQGYFSSLNLGLHVNDSDEDVKKNKEALSTQLQWDTKDWVACEQIHSNNIVKVHAQHKGSGLFNYSSSIKGTDGIYTKKKNILLTLCYADCVPIYFWSEPDEMIGVAHAGWKGTVNEIGKKMIEAWLEEGIKVENIKVAIGPAISSCCYVVNDYVMDKVKQLIGDKPVDSIWSEIETGQYKLHLQRLNEALLLQVGIKKENIIVSSYCTSCNDDLFFSHRRDEGKTGRMLSFIGLKEEQ is encoded by the coding sequence ATGACTGAACCTTTTAAACTAGAAAAAGAATCATATTTGTCAATAATACCGTGGGAAAATGAAAACAGTACCTTAACAGTTGGCTTCTCAACAAAAAATGGTGGGTTCAGTCAAGGATATTTTTCTTCATTAAACTTAGGCTTACATGTGAATGACTCTGATGAAGATGTAAAGAAAAATAAAGAAGCCCTCTCTACTCAACTTCAATGGGATACAAAAGATTGGGTTGCTTGTGAACAAATTCATAGTAATAATATTGTGAAAGTTCATGCTCAGCATAAAGGGTCTGGTTTATTTAATTATTCTAGTTCTATTAAAGGAACAGATGGAATTTACACCAAAAAGAAAAACATTTTACTTACGTTATGCTATGCAGATTGTGTACCTATTTATTTCTGGTCCGAACCTGATGAAATGATTGGTGTCGCACATGCTGGTTGGAAAGGTACTGTAAATGAAATCGGCAAAAAAATGATTGAAGCATGGTTGGAGGAAGGAATAAAAGTAGAAAATATTAAAGTGGCAATCGGACCTGCTATTTCTTCCTGTTGTTATGTCGTTAATGATTATGTTATGGATAAAGTGAAGCAATTAATAGGAGACAAGCCAGTTGATTCTATCTGGTCAGAAATAGAAACTGGCCAATATAAATTACACTTGCAACGTTTAAACGAAGCATTGTTGTTGCAAGTGGGTATAAAGAAAGAGAATATAATAGTAAGTTCATATTGCACTAGCTGTAATGATGATTTGTTCTTCTCTCATCGACGGGACGAAGGAAAAACAGGAAGGATGTTAAGCTTTATCGGTTTAAAGGAGGAGCAATAA
- the pyrR gene encoding bifunctional pyr operon transcriptional regulator/uracil phosphoribosyltransferase PyrR yields MAQKAIVLDEQAIRRALTRIAHEIIEKNKGIEDCVLVGIKTRGIYIAKRLAEKISQIEESTIAVGELDITLYRDDLTKKTKDAEPLVKGSNIPLDITNKKVILVDDVLFTGRTVRAGLDALMDIGRPAQIQLAVLVDRGHRELPIRADFVGKNIPTASSEKIVVELEEKDEIDQVSIYEK; encoded by the coding sequence GTGGCGCAGAAAGCAATTGTTTTAGACGAACAAGCGATTAGAAGAGCACTCACACGTATCGCGCATGAAATAATTGAGAAAAATAAAGGAATCGAAGATTGCGTACTTGTTGGAATTAAGACAAGAGGTATTTATATAGCTAAGCGATTAGCTGAAAAAATATCTCAAATAGAGGAATCCACAATTGCAGTCGGTGAACTAGATATTACTTTATATCGAGATGATTTAACGAAAAAAACGAAAGATGCGGAACCTTTAGTAAAGGGGTCTAACATTCCACTTGATATTACGAATAAAAAAGTAATATTAGTAGATGATGTCCTATTTACTGGAAGGACTGTTCGCGCAGGATTAGACGCTTTAATGGATATCGGAAGACCAGCCCAAATTCAATTAGCGGTTTTAGTTGATCGTGGTCATCGCGAATTACCGATAAGGGCTGATTTTGTTGGGAAAAACATTCCTACGGCAAGCTCAGAAAAAATTGTAGTTGAATTAGAAGAAAAAGATGAAATAGATCAAGTAAGTATATATGAAAAATAA
- a CDS encoding cell division protein SepF, with translation MSIKTKIKSLFALDDEYEYIEQEVYEEEEVEPRKTRSSIHQTNGQSNVVSLQSVQKTSKVILMEPKSYSEATDIADHLKNRRAVIVNLQRAHQEEARQIVDFLSGTVYAISGEIQKVGINIFLCTPDTVDVAGSITEFLQHDQSNNTEIKRW, from the coding sequence ATGAGTATTAAAACAAAGATTAAAAGTTTATTTGCATTAGATGACGAATATGAATATATAGAACAAGAAGTTTATGAGGAAGAAGAAGTAGAACCTCGCAAAACACGGTCTTCTATTCATCAAACTAACGGCCAAAGTAATGTTGTTAGTTTACAAAGTGTCCAAAAAACATCAAAAGTCATATTAATGGAGCCAAAATCTTATTCAGAAGCTACAGATATTGCTGACCATTTGAAAAATAGAAGAGCAGTAATTGTTAATTTACAAAGAGCTCATCAAGAAGAAGCTAGACAAATTGTTGATTTTTTAAGCGGGACTGTTTATGCAATAAGTGGTGAGATTCAAAAGGTTGGTATTAACATTTTTTTATGTACACCAGATACAGTTGATGTTGCAGGGTCCATCACGGAATTTTTACAACATGATCAGTCCAACAATACTGAAATAAAAAGGTGGTAA
- the ileS gene encoding isoleucine--tRNA ligase, which produces MEYKDTLLMPKTEFPMRGNLPNKEPQIQEKWAEMNIYEKVQERTKGRPMFVLHDGPPYANGDIHMGHALNKIIKDIIVRFKSMNGYHAPYVPGWDTHGLPIETALTKNKKVKRKEMSVADFRKLCEEYAYDQIERQREQFMRLGVRGDWFNPYITLKPEYEAQQIKVFGEMAKKELIYKGLKPVYWSPSSESALAEAEIEYQDKRSPSIYVAFPVMDGKGVLDETVRIIIWTTTPWTIPANLGISVHPELDYSVVKVNDEKFLIASALLENVTNVLEWENAEVVQTLKGAQLDKVVAKHPIYDRPSLVMLGEHVTTESGTGCVHTAPGHGEDDFIVGQKYGLDVLCPVDAKGYMTEEAVGFEGLFYDEANKPITEKLKEAGALLNLTFITHSYPHDWRTKKPTIFRATAQWFASIDKIRGELLQAINDTKWVPAWGETRLYNMVRDRGDWCISRQRAWGVPIPVFYAENGEEIITDETIEHVSKLFREHGSNIWFEKEAKDLLPAGFTHKGSPNGQFTKETDIMDVWFDSGSSHQAVLEERDDLQRPADLYLEGSDQYRGWFNSSLSTGVAVTGKAPYKGVLSHGFALDGEGRKMSKSLGNVVVPSKVMNQLGADILRLWVASVDYQADVRVSDNILKQVTEVYRKIRNTFRFLLGNLADFNPAVNKVEVEQLREVDRYMLVKLNNLTDKVKNAYEEYEFASIYHAVHNFCTIELSSFYLDFAKDILYIEATDDHARRSIQTVLYETLLALTKLVTPILPHTADEVWGHISFVEEESVQLVDMPTTIPVNNAKAIEEKWDAFMTLRDDVLKALEVARNEKVIGKSLNAHVTLYPTETTKNLLQSIEESVQQIFIVSGLTISTSIKNEAPESAQQFENVAIEIAPAEGETCERCWTVTTTVGEDKDHPTLCPRCASVVKENYTTNN; this is translated from the coding sequence ATGGAGTATAAAGATACGTTACTCATGCCAAAAACGGAATTTCCGATGAGAGGAAATTTACCAAATAAAGAGCCGCAAATTCAAGAAAAATGGGCAGAAATGAACATTTATGAAAAAGTACAAGAAAGAACGAAAGGGCGCCCGATGTTCGTTTTACATGACGGACCACCGTATGCAAATGGAGACATTCATATGGGGCATGCTTTAAATAAAATTATTAAAGACATCATTGTCCGCTTTAAATCGATGAACGGTTACCATGCACCGTACGTCCCAGGATGGGATACGCACGGGTTACCGATTGAAACTGCTTTAACAAAGAACAAAAAAGTAAAACGTAAAGAAATGTCAGTTGCCGACTTTAGAAAGTTATGTGAAGAATATGCCTATGATCAAATAGAAAGACAAAGAGAGCAGTTCATGCGTCTAGGTGTACGTGGTGACTGGTTTAACCCTTATATCACATTAAAGCCAGAATACGAAGCACAACAAATTAAGGTTTTCGGAGAAATGGCAAAAAAGGAATTAATTTATAAAGGCCTAAAGCCTGTTTATTGGTCTCCATCTAGTGAGTCTGCATTAGCTGAAGCAGAAATTGAATACCAGGATAAACGTTCACCATCTATATATGTTGCGTTCCCAGTTATGGACGGAAAAGGTGTGTTAGATGAGACTGTTCGTATTATTATTTGGACGACAACACCTTGGACTATTCCAGCTAACCTAGGAATTTCTGTTCATCCAGAGTTAGACTATAGTGTAGTAAAAGTGAACGATGAGAAGTTTTTAATTGCATCTGCTCTTTTAGAAAATGTAACGAATGTATTAGAGTGGGAAAATGCAGAAGTAGTTCAAACGTTAAAAGGTGCACAGCTTGATAAAGTTGTTGCGAAGCATCCAATTTATGATCGTCCATCATTAGTAATGTTAGGAGAACATGTTACAACTGAATCAGGTACGGGCTGCGTTCATACTGCTCCTGGCCATGGGGAAGACGATTTTATCGTTGGTCAAAAATATGGTTTAGATGTTTTATGTCCAGTTGACGCTAAAGGATATATGACTGAAGAAGCAGTAGGTTTTGAAGGGTTATTTTATGATGAGGCAAATAAGCCAATTACAGAAAAATTAAAGGAAGCTGGAGCACTATTAAACCTTACCTTTATTACACACTCTTACCCACACGATTGGCGTACGAAAAAACCAACGATTTTCAGAGCAACTGCGCAATGGTTTGCTTCTATCGATAAAATTCGTGGCGAGTTACTACAAGCAATTAACGATACGAAATGGGTACCAGCATGGGGGGAAACACGATTATACAACATGGTTCGTGATCGTGGAGATTGGTGTATTTCTAGACAAAGAGCTTGGGGTGTGCCGATTCCAGTATTTTATGCTGAAAATGGCGAAGAGATTATAACGGATGAAACGATAGAGCATGTATCTAAATTGTTTAGAGAACATGGTTCAAACATTTGGTTTGAAAAAGAGGCGAAAGATTTATTACCAGCTGGATTCACGCATAAAGGTAGCCCAAACGGCCAGTTTACGAAAGAAACAGACATTATGGATGTATGGTTCGATTCAGGGTCTTCCCACCAAGCTGTATTAGAAGAAAGAGATGATTTACAACGTCCTGCCGACCTTTATTTAGAAGGTTCTGATCAATATCGTGGTTGGTTTAACTCTTCCTTATCAACAGGCGTTGCTGTAACAGGGAAAGCCCCATATAAAGGAGTTTTAAGTCACGGTTTCGCACTAGATGGTGAAGGTAGAAAGATGAGTAAATCATTAGGGAATGTAGTTGTTCCATCTAAAGTCATGAATCAATTAGGTGCGGATATTTTACGTCTATGGGTTGCATCTGTTGACTATCAAGCAGATGTACGTGTATCAGATAATATTTTAAAACAAGTGACAGAAGTGTATCGTAAAATCCGTAATACATTCCGATTCTTATTAGGTAACCTCGCTGACTTTAACCCAGCAGTAAATAAAGTAGAGGTTGAACAGTTGCGAGAAGTAGATCGTTACATGTTAGTGAAACTTAACAACTTAACAGATAAAGTTAAAAATGCATATGAAGAATATGAATTTGCTAGTATTTATCACGCAGTTCATAATTTCTGTACAATTGAACTAAGCTCCTTCTATTTAGATTTTGCAAAAGATATTTTATACATTGAAGCAACTGACGATCATGCTCGTCGTTCCATTCAAACAGTACTATACGAAACGTTACTTGCTTTAACAAAGCTAGTAACTCCTATTTTACCTCACACTGCCGATGAGGTATGGGGACATATTTCGTTTGTGGAAGAAGAAAGCGTGCAATTAGTTGATATGCCAACAACAATCCCAGTTAATAATGCAAAAGCAATTGAAGAAAAATGGGATGCGTTTATGACGCTAAGAGACGATGTACTAAAAGCATTGGAAGTAGCTAGAAACGAAAAAGTCATCGGTAAATCACTTAATGCGCATGTAACACTTTATCCAACAGAAACGACGAAAAACTTACTTCAGTCTATTGAAGAAAGTGTTCAACAAATCTTTATCGTTTCCGGTTTAACAATCTCTACTTCAATTAAAAATGAAGCACCTGAATCAGCTCAACAATTTGAAAATGTTGCTATTGAGATTGCACCAGCCGAAGGAGAAACTTGTGAACGCTGTTGGACAGTAACAACAACAGTAGGTGAAGATAAAGACCACCCAACACTTTGCCCGCGTTGTGCAAGTGTAGTAAAAGAAAACTATACAACTAACAATTAA